One region of Eremothecium gossypii ATCC 10895 chromosome II, complete sequence genomic DNA includes:
- the IMP2 gene encoding endopeptidase catalytic subunit (Syntenic homolog of Saccharomyces cerevisiae YMR035W (IMP2)), which translates to MFTSRLAKCSLVAVTWLPVYMTVTHHVVFISKVEGPSMRPTLNPMDGVASDWVLVWKLGKTNIRNLNHGDVVIFRSPMNPKKVYCKRIQGKQYDTVRTRYPYPKSTCEVPKSHIWVEGDNVTQSVDSNHFGPISTGLVVGEVTRVIWPPSRWGADLHEGMGRRAVVAS; encoded by the coding sequence ATGTTCACCAGTAGGCTTGCCAAGTGCTCATTAGTTGCCGTCACATGGCTGCCCGTGTACATGACAGTGACACACCATGTTGTATTCATATCGAAGGTGGAAGGCCCCTCGATGCGCCCAACGCTCAATCCAATGGACGGAGTTGCATCGGACTGGGTTTTGGTGTGGAAGCTTGGAAAGACTAATATTCGGAACCTGAATCATGGGGACGTGGTGATCTTCCGCTCACCCATGAACCCCAAGAAAGTATACTGCAAGCGCATCCAGGGTAAGCAGTATGATACGGTGCGCACGCGGTATCCTTATCCGAAGAGTACCTGCGAAGTGCCAAAGTCGCACATATGGGTCGAGGGGGACAATGTCACGCAGTCGGTGGACTCGAATCACTTCGGGCCGATTTCGACGGGGCTTGTGGTAGGCGAGGTGACACGGGTCATATGGCCGCCATCGAGATGGGGCGCAGACCTGCACGAGGGCATGGGTCGACGCGCAGTTGTTGCTTCATGA
- the ARP9 gene encoding Arp9p (Syntenic homolog of Saccharomyces cerevisiae YMR033W (ARP9); 1-intron) — MAPLRQDSYFLIYPRSRTTLVQFGIGEETFVPPSWEVPTRVYRDEEGQLTSFESAEVVYPIVDGRIADLDGLLYFLKLIYKSILSHWIAEHPDTWEAHASNIPMLLLTHYSWSQREQELITQYVFEEMRLNHFMVVPAALSISYAFGSIQNCLVIDIGATHTDIVPIVDYVPLDYMAYSAPIGGDDINAKLATLLPGWSPEQIEDLKKSPIFEVLSKDAKDQSRFNFDDDAADGEDNDEGTLDVAAIVTSGRDTREILEERERNKNKEQVSNSQLETNVFADRTGKQINVGKQRFQGCDDLLKGISQACGMVLAQIDEIPKNRAIWENILIAGATSEITGFREALLTQLCEDNLVLEPEGEKHQREQDMMASMPKQRKNKYIGSASVSGGFLTSLEYLQSPTIIKSPKFPDYFTEWKKHGYGEVAFLGAQIVSKQVFGHSNDSFFMTRDKYDEKGPAIIWDVCF, encoded by the exons ATGGCACCGTTGAGACAGGATAGCTACTTT CTGATATACCCCAGGTCAAGAACGACACTGGTACAATTTGGAATCGGAGAAGAAACGTTTGTTCCTCCGAGCTGGGAGGTACCCACACGGGTATACAGGGACGAGGAGGGCCAACTGACGAGTTTTGAGAGCGCGGAGGTGGTGTATCCGATTGTCGACGGGCGGATAGCGGACCTAGATGGGCTGTTGTACTTCCTGAAGCTCATCTACAAGTCGATTCTCAGCCACTGGATCGCGGAGCACCCGGACACGTGGGAGGCGCACGCGTCCAACATCCCGATGCTGCTGCTGACGCACTACTCGTGGTCGCAGCGGGAGCAGGAGCTCATCACGCAGTACGTGTTTGAGGAGATGCGGCTGAACCATTTCATGGTGGTTCCGGCGGCGCTCTCCATCAGCTATGCGTTTGGGTCGATCCAGAACTGCCTTGTGATCGACATCGGGGCCACACACACGGACATCGTGCCGATTGTGGACTATGTACCGCTGGACTACATGGCATACAGCGCGCCGATTGGCGGCGACGACATTAATGCCAAACTGGCGACGCTTCTGCCAGGCTGGAGCCCGGAACAGATAGAGGACTTGAAGAAGTCGCCCATTTTTGAGGTGCTGTCGAAAGACGCGAAGGACCAGTCCCGGTTCAACTTCGACGACGACGCAGCCGATGGGGAGGATAATGACGAGGGCACGCTGGATGTTGCGGCCATTGTGACATCTGGCCGGGACACCCGGGAGATCCTAGAGGAGCGGGAGAGGAACAAGAATAAAGAACAGGTGTCAAACAGCCAACTGGAAACCAACGTCTTTGCTGACCGTACCGGCAAGCAGATTAATGTGGGCAAGCAGCGGTTCCAGGGGTGCGACGACCTGCTGAAAGGGATTTCCCAGGCGTGCGGTATGGTTCTTGCACAGATCGACGAGATACCCAAAAACAGGGCCATTTGGGAAAACATACTCATAGCTGGGGCTACTTCCGAGATCACTGGGTTCAGAGAAGCACTCCTGACGCAGCTCTGCGAAGATAACCTCGTGCTTGAGCCAGAGGGGGAGAAGCACCAGCGCGAACAGGACATGATGGCAAGTATGCCGAAGCAGCGGAAGAACAAGTATATAGGCAGTGCAAGCGTGTCTGGTGGCTTCTTAACTTCCTTGGAGTACCTACAGAGCCCTACGATAATAAAGTCTCCGAAGTTCCCTGACTATTTCACCGAGTGGAAGAAGCACGGTTACGGTGAAGTAGCGTTCCTGGGCGCCCAAATAGTCTCCAAGCAGGTATTTGGCCATTCAAATGACTCTTTCTTCATGACACGAGACAAGTACGACGAAAAAGGGCCAGCGATTATCTGGGATGTGTGCTTCTAG
- the MIH1 gene encoding putative tyrosine protein phosphatase MIH1 (Syntenic homolog of Saccharomyces cerevisiae YMR036C (MIH1)) — protein sequence MQEAGDSKGRRSSFHGGSSSFLKNLNSLLKLKKSPGRPAEGAEPANEPHLGDNAKERDRGLCTRPPGPVSRCSTGTVYRSPSHRRQGSSASAKREFKPSHATAVQHASHCCNCMLRGMQPPADSPAERGVTRGEAFANPVCSRGLESKSVPPYVYDSRLPASAIPWHTKDSSTDQLPRISVDVLAAILDGKFSSHYSEVYIIDCRFEYEFQAGHIKNAINVSSRRELEAEFIQKRIQRCSADPGRPPLLVFHCEYSSYRGPIIAAHLRNYDRILNHGQYPRLHYPDIVVLEGGFKSFIEAFPGFCQGHYVGMDSYVNHELELARFKRDSKTILTRQNSQHIFQEQGQEGGHGLAGRAYQPDPVATLLPTRRPSFSFDAPPQSPSLVIGGNSGSSACSCSSSTRSVLTGKMLLMHDLTTDVKACDKDDQDDQFSFDLGDELAITVEDLFSSPVGRRLFPEIVKEEDNDS from the coding sequence ATGCAGGAGGCCGGCGACAGCAAAGGCAGGAGAAGCTCGTTTCATGGCGGATCGAGCTCGTTCCTGAAGAACCTCAACTCGCTCTTAAAGCTCAAGAAAAGCCCGGGACGGCCGGCAGAGGGAGCAGAGCCTGCAAACGAGCCGCATCTCGGGGACAATGCGAAAGAGCGAGACAGAGGGCTATGCACGCGGCCGCCAGGCCCGGTGAGCCGTTGCAGCACGGGGACGGTGTACCGGTCGCCAAGCCACCGGCGGCAGGGCAGTAGCGCTTCTGCCAAGCGCGAATTTAAGCCATCGCACGCTACTGCCGTCCAACATGCCTCGCACTGCTGCAATTGCATGCTGCGCGGTATGCAGCCCCCAGCCGATTCCCCTGCCGAACGCGGCGTCACGCGAGGCGAGGCTTTTGCGAACCCAGTGTGCAGTAGGGGTCTCGAGAGCAAAAGTGTCCCTCCGTACGTCTACGATTCCAGACTTCCAGCCAGTGCTATCCCGTGGCACACGAAGGACTCGTCAACTGACCAACTTCCCCGGATCAGTGTGGACGTATTGGCGGCCATTTTGGATGGCAAATTCTCCTCCCACTACTCTGAGGTTTACATTATCGATTGCCGCTTTGAGTATGAGTTCCAGGCTGGCCATATCAAGAATGCTATAAACGTGTCCAGTCGGCGAGAACTGGAGGCGGAGTTTATCCAGAAACGCATACAGCGCTGCTCCGCAGATCCAGGGCGCCCACCACTGTTGGTGTTCCACTGCGAGTACTCGTCATACAGGGGCCCAATAATAGCGGCACACTTACGGAATTACGACCGCATACTAAACCATGGTCAATACCCTAGGCTGCACTATCCTGACATCGTGGTTCTGGAAGGTGGCTTCAAGTCATTTATAGAAGCCTTCCCAGGGTTCTGTCAGGGTCATTACGTCGGTATGGACTCATATGTGAACCATGAGCTCGAATTGGCCAGATTCAAACGAGATTCCAAGACCATTCTAACAAGACAGAATTCTCAGCATATATTTCAGGAACAGGGCCAAGAGGGAGGACACGGTCTTGCTGGGAGAGCGTACCAGCCAGACCCTGTGGCCACTCTGTTGCCAACAAGACGGCCCAGCTTCTCTTTTGATGCTCCGCCGCAGAGCCCCAGCCTAGTTATCGGCGGGAACAGCGGTAGCAGCGCATGCTCGTGTAGCAGCAGCACCCGTAGCGTGCTTACAGGTAAGATGCTACTGATGCACGATCTTACAACGGATGTGAAGGCCTGCGATAAGGACGACCAGGATGACCAGTTCAGTTTCGACCTTGGCGATGAGCTCGCAATAACAGTGGAGGATCTCTTCTCCTCGCCGGTCGGCAGACGGCTTTTCCCAGAGATCGtcaaggaggaggacaACGACTCTTAA
- the RCH1 gene encoding Rch1p (Syntenic homolog of Saccharomyces cerevisiae YMR034C): MRSMRSLGSRIWEHRVTQLIVGQWFYIGLAVAVVLAYYFPNVGRHGGVISGEYTIGYGVVALIFLQNGLSISTKDLKVNIFNWRAHLVVQVLSFLVTSAITYGLCCWIKSSNDPRIDDWVLVGVLMTSTLPTTVASNVVMTTNAGGNHILALAEVVIGNVLGAFLSPLVAQMYMSTGPMKYGNPASGSSVKALYGQVLKQLSLVVFLPLIVGQVLRNVFPKQVKWTLETLRLRFLGSVCLLFITWSAFSTAFYQKAFETVSRICIIFLVFFNIGMYLFHTMTSFAVCRSPVIKRGFATRPGPDSSVLYTASYRIIQPFYFNRLDTVAVMFCAPAKTATLGVPLVAAQYGSDSPNLGKLLVPVVIYQFEQIVVAAWLVPLLRAWCRKAKPKPDLDQTYHDNISRPTTTTGQGIQTDMTHYLDEEPVKPSNYIH, encoded by the coding sequence ATGAGATCGATGCGAAGTTTGGGATCACGGATCTGGGAACATCGTGTAACACAGTTGATCGTGGGCCAATGGTTTTATATCGGATTAGCCGTGGCGGTGGTGCTGGCATACTACTTTCCGAATGTGGGTAGACATGGCGGTGTTATAAGTGGAGAATACACAATAGGATACGGAGTCGTCGCTCTAATATTCCTGCAAAACGGGCTATCTATCTCGACCAAGGACCTAAAGGTGAATATATTCAACTGGCGCGCGCACCTGGTAGTGCAGGTGCTGAGCTTTCTGGTCACCAGTGCGATTACATACGGGTTGTGTTGCTGGATCAAGAGCAGCAACGACCCTCGGATCGATGACTGGGTACTGGTGGGTGTGCTAATGACCTCAACGCTTCCTACTACAGTTGCTTCCAATGTTGTGATGACGACTAATGCGGGAGGCAATCATATTCTAGCGCTGGCGGAGGTAGTAATTGGAAACGTCCTGGGAGCGTTTCTGTCCCCCCTCGTGGCCCAGATGTACATGAGCACAGGGCCGATGAAGTACGGCAATCCCGCGAGTGGCTCCTCGGTAAAGGCACTATACGGCCAAGTACTGAAACAACTTTCGCTGGTTGTGTTTCTGCCGCTGATAGTGGGACAAGTATTACGAAATGTGTTTCCGAAGCAAGTTAAGTGGACCCTAGAGACATTGCGCCTACGTTTTCTCGGATCGGTATGTTTACTGTTCATTACATGGTCTGCCTTCTCCACCGCTTTCTACCAGAAGGCATTTGAAACGGTAAGTCGCATATGCATTATCTTCCTAGTCTTTTTTAATATTGGAATGTACCTTTTCCACACGATGACAAGCTTCGCCGTATGCAGATCTCCAGTTATTAAGCGGGGGTTTGCCACAAGGCCCGGTCCAGATTCAAGCGTACTGTACACCGCCTCTTACAGGATTATCCAGCCATTTTATTTTAACCGGCTAGATACTGTGGCGGTGATGTTCTGTGCGCCTGCGAAGACCGCCACCTTAGGCGTGCCTCTAGTCGCCGCACAATATGGTAGTGACTCACCGAATCTCGGTAAACTCCTAGTGCCCGTTGTGATATACCAGTTTGAACAGATCGTTGTCGCAGCCTGGCTGGTTCCGCTGCTCAGAGCATGGTGTAGAAAGGCTAAGCCAAAGCCCGACCTCGACCAAACTTACCATGACAATATATCACGCCCAACTACAACGACCGGACAAGGGATACAGACTGATATGACACACTATTTGGATGAGGAACCCGTAAAGCCAAGTAATTACATACATTAA
- the CSE4 gene encoding centromeric DNA-binding histone H3-like protein CSE4 (Syntenic homolog of Saccharomyces cerevisiae YKL049C (CSE4)): MEQSMSSEQAERVAGRVEQLGGFQNNESINQRALLLLQRNRQRRQLLQRQEDRTRYIPDDAKRRVVERVAEPAAAESRADGAREEERAARPARPRETRRIAKKPQRYRPSDVALQEIRRYQRSTELLISRMPFARLVKEVTDQFTTVDQQMRWQSMAILALQEASEAYIVGLLEHTNLLALHAKRVTVMRKDMQLARRIRGQFI; this comes from the coding sequence ATGGAACAGAGCATGTCAAGCGAGCAGGCTGAGCGGGTGGCCGGGCGGGTGGAGCAGCTTGGAGGGTTCCAGAACAACGAGTCAATCAACCAgcgggcgctgctgctgctgcagcgcaaCCGGCAGCGGCGACAGCTGCTACAGAGACAGGAAGACCGCACACGGTACATACCGGACGACGCGAAACGACGGGTGGTGGAGAGAGTTGCGGAGCCGGCGGCTGCGGAATCGCGTGCGGACGGCGCgcgcgaggaggagcgggCCGCGCGTCCCGCGCGGCCACGGGAAACGCGTCGGATAGCCAAGAAGCCGCAGCGATACCGGCCCAGCGACGTGGCGCTCCAGGAGATCCGCAGGTACCAGCGGTCGACGGAGCTGCTGATTTCGCGAATGCCGTTTGCGCGGCTGGTGAAGGAGGTGACGGACCAGTTCACGACCGTCGACCAGCAGATGCGATGGCAGTCGATGGCCATCCTTGCGCTGCAAGAGGCGAGCGAAGCGTACATCGTGGGTCTCCTGGAACACACGAacctgctggcgctgcaTGCGAAGCGTGTGACGGTGATGCGGAAGGATATGCAGCTAGCGCGGCGGATCCGCGGCCAGTTTATATAG
- the CCS1 gene encoding copper chaperone CCS1 (Syntenic homolog of Saccharomyces cerevisiae YMR038C (CCS1)), translating to MIDPSESFEATYAVPMHCGDCTGEISRALRAVPGVQEVTPDLERQLVAVRGIAPPSSIVQALAATGRDAILRGSGEPDSAAVAILESASAGGPPVRGLVRAVQVAPNKTLFDITLNGLPGPAQYYASIRASGDVSRGAASTGPAWHVFEDAVACERASPLGADLCAGSALFVAPLAVQALIGRGFLVGADRGHALAGAAAVGVLARSAGAWQNDKVVCACSGDTLWQERGSARSANIA from the coding sequence ATGATCGACCCCTCAGAATCCTTCGAGGCGACCTACGCCGTGCCCATGCACTGCGGGGACTGCACTGGCGAGATTTCTCGCGCTCTGCGAGCGGTGCCCGGCGTGCAGGAGGTGACCCCAGATCTGGAACGCCAGCTCGTCGCTGTCCGCGGCATCGCGCCCCCCAGCTCCATCGTCCAGGCCCTCGCAGCCACGGGCCGCGACGCGATCCTGCGCGGCTCCGGCGAGCCGGACAGCGCCGCCGTGGCCATTCTGGAAAGCGCGTCCGCCGGCGGGCCGCCGGTGCGCGGCCTAGTCCGGGCTGTACAAGTCGCCCCGAACAAAACGCTTTTCGACATCACTCTCAACGGGCTGCCCGGGCCTGCGCAGTACTACGCCTCGATCCGCGCGTCTGGTGATGTGTCCCGCGGCGCGGCGTCCACCGGGCCCGCGTGGCACGTGTTCGAAGACGCCGTCGCGTGCGAGCGCGCCAGCCCGCTCGGCGCTGACCTCTGCGCGGGCTCCGCCCTGTTCGTCGCGCCGCTCGCCGTGCAGGCGCTGATCGGCCGCGGCTTCCTCGTGGGCGCCGACCGCGGCCACGCGctcgccggcgccgccgccgtcggCGTGCTGGCGCGTAGCGCCGGCGCGTGGCAGAACGACAAGGTCGTCTGCGCGTGCTCCGGCGACACGCTGTGGCAGGAGCGCGGCTCCGCGCGCTCCGCGAACATCGCATGA
- the ELM1 gene encoding serine/threonine protein kinase ELM1 (Syntenic homolog of Saccharomyces cerevisiae YKL048C (ELM1)) yields MKSYPTIVQFNEGRHSLLLRSISSRSSSRLTDTVLGRSGCGGDAVTYAALFEEYNKLVEMVLLQKTTRLIGGRESVQVNQYMLEGRLGRGRFGTVLRGRRVAGCRRGQHDTAEVVALKCIMKRPVSSLFSMNQIMRKRARLQSSGGTPPGTLTATPEPTDKVFRRSSTKSLTSIPVEYLDSDWIMIEMNLLRIRKECLIHGQLPPHPHVSRLLEIIDSPRSDRVWLIQEFASLGELQWERASKQQVPEQWCQFMKPSVTRAEFALKVLRDLSLGLAFLQKHGIVHRDIKPSNILLDGTRGTAKISDFGCSILKPDHLPWWKHDPEKQRWSRAFQDEVSKIVGTPAFIPPELCDFTLEEEGNSRKSPSGRPAADDPDRGFKVDIWSLGVTIYCILENRLPFFGENEFETYHMVVTAELSPLPEDPADPDLEWLYVFVTHGLLCKDWTRRPTAQEVLTQLALHCGDHSSKMSKVKKKFSTWKRKIARSVVHRSAGQQPSESLTGTIFSHSSSSSSNVSSIFTTDSSIELIESHR; encoded by the coding sequence ATGAAGTCGTACCCTACTATCGTGCAATTCAATGAAGGGAGACACTCTCTCTTGCTGCGCAGCATCTCCAGCCGTAGCAGCTCTCGTTTGACGGACACGGTGTTGGGGAGGAGCGGTTGCGGCGGGGACGCAGTAACATACGCAGCGTTATTTGAGGAGTATAACAAGCTGGTGGAGATGGTTCTGCTGCAAAAGACGACACGGCTGATAGGGGGCCGGGAAAGCGTGCAGGTGAACCAGTATATGCTGGAGGGTCGGTTAGGACGAGGCCGTTTCGGGACTGTCCTGCGGGGGCGACGGGTGGCCGGGTGCCGGCGGGGCCAGCATGATACGGCCGAGGTTGTGGCCTTAAAGTGCATCATGAAGCGTCCAGTATCGTCGCTATTCTCCATGAACCAGATAATGCGGAAGCGTGCGCGGCTGCAGTCGAGCGGTGGCACGCCGCCCGGGACGCTCACCGCAACGCCGGAGCCAACGGACAAGGTTTTCCGGCGCTCTTCGACGAAATCGCTGACGTCCATTCCTGTCGAGTATCTCGACAGCGACTGGATTATGATCGAAATGAACCTGTTACGCATCCGCAAGGAGTGCTTGATCCACGGGCAGCTGCCCCCCCATCCGCATGTCAGCAGGTTACTGGAGATAATTGACTCGCCGAGGTCAGACCGGGTCTGGCTGATCCAAGAGTTTGCATCGCTGGGCGAGCTCCAGTGGGAGCGTGCCTCCAAGCAGCAGGTTCCTGAACAGTGGTGCCAATTCATGAAGCCTTCGGTGACGCGTGCGGAATTCGCGCTAAAGGTGCTACGTGATTTGAGTCTGGGGCTGGCCTTCCTACAGAAACACGGCATAGTGCACCGCGACATCAAGCCATCGAATATACTACTGGACGGTACCCGCGGGACGGCCAAGATCTCAGATTTTGGCTGCTCGATCCTCAAGCCAGACCACCTGCCATGGTGGAAGCATGATCCCGAGAAACAAAGGTGGAGTAGAGCATTTCAAGACGAGGTGTCCAAAATCGTGGGCACGCCAGCCTTCATTCCCCCAGAGCTGTGCGACTTCACCCTCGAAGAGGAAGGCAACTCCCGAAAGAGTCCGTCCGGGCGTCCGGCGGCAGACGACCCCGATCGGGGCTTCAAGGTCGACATCTGGTCGCTCGGCGTGACCATCTACTGCATCCTGGAGAACCGCCTCCCATTCTTCGGCGAAAACGAGTTCGAGACATACCACATGGTGGTCACTGCAGAGCTGTCACCGCTGCCCGAGGACCCCGCGGACCCAGATCTCGAGTGGCTCTACGTCTTTGTCACCCACGGCCTGCTGTGCAAGGACTGGACCCGCCGGCCTACCGCTCAGGAAGTCCTCACGCAGCTGGCCCTGCACTGCGGCGACCACTCCTCCAAGATGAGCAAGGTAAAGAAGAAGTTCTCCACCTGGAAGCGCAAAATCGCGCGTTCTGTCGTGCACAGATCCGCAGGGCAGCAGCCCTCCGAATCCCTCACAGGCACGATTTTCTCGCactcctcctcctcctcctcaAATGTATCCAGTATATTCACTACGGACTCATCGATAGAATTGATAGAATCTCATAGGTAA
- a CDS encoding C2H2-type zinc finger protein (Syntenic homolog of Saccharomyces cerevisiae YKL062W (MSN4) and YMR037C (MSN2)): MTSAEYTAYLLGAELGQGATAMGLTGAEGLYSNNSLNITAQPADKGMVTPQLVDTPNTLKSSKTQLGTPTAMTDLLAMLDDNTAFSDMVQQQEERQWDLERQRSKFAAQAASAVTSGRTTTSTELSPQMLLQSEVGGDSGLLDMVHDEHTSLLPLQQAEQQFINPNLLSSGAGSSMFADDGLIDEPIAHGSASQLIIDEMALSPGQRRLSDVVTGSIPHQQHSRGSISHQVDFWNMSNERQSICSSHSATYPQRNSIDLMSFKKSPTPNMLSGVSGVNIDSTTPVATSATGHMTTASSSHSNSATAVGTVAPSVFKIDNELTQLLNEYNINFNAPSKTASTRMRAGSLNPTGSAAPTTSASGSNIISSAMAAASRRSNSVSEPHRVQKHRASMSVIDGANPVLMDKLYGDVNKVKPVQWESAVMSDDDDHEEQRLSVAQQLDPKSLPGAGTFITPAVLDGLDNTSYDMRNPSYVVPTRRKRASVSKASRASKSSSPLEEEEKPFKCQECTKAFRRSEHLKRHIRSVHSSDRPFPCTYCDKKFSRSDNLSQHLKTHRKHGDIKDTPPTTKKG, encoded by the coding sequence ATGACTTCTGCAGAATACACAGCGTATCTTCTTGGCGCTGAGTTAGGGCAGGGCGCGACGGCCATGGGTCTGACAGGGGCGGAGGGGTTGTACTCGAACAATTCGCTGAACATAACGGCGCAGCCGGCAGACAAGGGCATGGTTACGCCGCAGCTGGTGGACACGCCGAACACGCTGAAGAGCAGCAAGACACAGCTGGGCACGCCAACGGCGATGACGGACCTGCTGGCGATGCTGGACGACAACACGGCGTTCTCTGACatggtgcagcagcaggaggagcggcAGTGGGACCTGGAGCGGCAGCGCAGCAAGTTTGCAGCACAAGCGGCGAGCGCGGTGACCAGCGGGCGCACGACGACGTCGACAGAGCTCTCGCCGCAGAtgctgctgcagagcgAGGTGGGCGGGGACTCGGGGCTGCTGGACATGGTGCACGACGAGCATacgtcgctgctgccgctgcagcaggcggaGCAGCAGTTCATCAACCCGAACCTGCTGAGCAGTGGCGCAGGCTCGTCGATGTTTGCGGACGACGGCCTCATAGACGAGCCGATTGCGCACGGTAGCGCGTCCCAGCTGATCATCGACGAGATGGCACTGTCGCCGGGGCAACGGCGCCTGAGCGATGTGGTAACGGGTTCAATTCCGCACCAGCAGCACTCGCGAGGGTCCATATCCCACCAGGTCGACTTCTGGAACATGTCGAACGAGCGGCAGTCGATATGCAGCAGCCACAGCGCGACCTATCCACAGCGTAATTCCATTGATTTGATGTCTTTTAAGAAGTCTCCAACGCCGAACATGCTATCGGGCGTATCGGGCGTCAACATCGACAGCACCACGCCTGTTGCCACGTCGGCCACGGGTCATATGACCACCGCGAGCTCGTCGCACAGCAACTCGGCCACTGCCGTCGGCACGGTCGCGCCATCGGTGTTCAAGATCGACAACGAACTAACACAACTACTGAACGAATACAACATTAACTTCAATGCACCCTCGAAAACAGCCTCTACACGGATGCGGGCAGGCTCCCTCAATCCGACCGGCTCGGCAGCACCAACCACCTCGGCCTCAGGCTCTAATATAATATCGTCTGCCATGGCCGCTGCCTCCCGGCGGAGCAACTCGGTCTCGGAACCGCACCGTGTACAAAAGCACCGTGCATCTATGTCTGTCATAGATGGCGCAAATCCAGTGCTGATGGACAAGCTGTATGGGGACGTGAACAAGGTGAAACCTGTTCAATGGGAGAGTGCAGTGATGTCGGACGACGATGACCACGAGGAGCAGCGTCTGTCggtcgcgcagcagcttgATCCAAAAAGCCTTCCGGGCGCGGGCACATTTATCACACCCGCTGTGCTTGACGGCCTCGACAATACATCCTATGACATGCGTAATCCCTCCTATGTTGTTCCGACGCGGCGCAAACGTGCCAGCGTCTCGAAGGCTTCGCGCGCGAGCAAGAGTTCCTCGCCCCTTGAAGAGGAGGAGAAGCCATTTAAATGCCAAGAATGCACCAAGGCCTTCCGCCGCAGCGAGCACTTGAAGCGCCATATACGCTCTGTGCACTCATCGGATAGGCCGTTTCCGTGCACCTATTGTGATAAGAAGTTCAGCCGCAGCGACAATCTGTCGCAGCATCTCAAGACACATCGCAAGCATGGCGATATAAAAGACACGCCACCAACCACCAAGAAAGGCTGA
- a CDS encoding uncharacterized protein (Syntenic homolog of Saccharomyces cerevisiae YKL063C), with product MQGGIRRKQDLLPRYNTPATRQAGLTTPLKKLLAYLVLLGLVFLAVRTGLSGSAEPPAVELEAPRAPPVEERVAGGREADVAGM from the coding sequence ATGCAAGGTGGGATACGGAGGAAGCAGGACTTGCTGCCGCGATACAACACGCCGGCGACGCGGCAGGCGGGGCTCACGACGCcgctgaagaagctgctggcgtACCTGGTGCTGCTAGGGCTGGTGTTCTTGGCGGTGCGGACGGGGCTGTCGGGCAGCGCGGAGCCGCCGGCGgtggagctggaggcgccgcgggcgccgccggTGGAGGAGCGCGTGGCGGGGGGGCGCGAGGCAGACGTAGCAGGTATGTAG